The DNA sequence GTTACTTTATTAAGCTTGTACTGTAGTTTAAAGGAGAAAGCGCATCGTTAGGCATAAATCAATCCATTTCTTTAAAAGTAATTTCAGTAGGAaccagttgtgtttgtgtttgttttccatCAGTTGGGCCTAAAACAGTAGAGCCCAGAACTCCTCTACTCCATGGCAACTCTACCACAGCCCCTGTTGGGTTTTACACATTTatgtctagttttttttttgtttgaattcTTTTTGAACACAATGTTCATCAACAGGTTCTGGAGCTCCATTGCTGAAGCACTTGATGCATTGGAATGGACCTGAATGGTCTGATGCTTGAGCGTTGTATGAGTAGTCACAACGGAATATGTTGTAATCTAATGTAGTTCCTCCAAGTTCCTTAAGGGCGTCTCtaatttcattttcagaaaattCTTGCTCTTTGCCATTTTGATCTGTGTACTTTTTGAATATTgtggaaaacacaaaaacacgttCTGCCCATTTGTCTTTTGGAATCTTCTCATTAATATCTTTTAAGATGTTATCATCATGTTTTGGGTTTGCACACTTTGTGACACATGGAGAAAGGTAAGAATAGAAGACCAGACTTTTACCCGCACTACTGTCAGGTAAAGGTTGTATGTTGGCCAGTACTCGTGCCTCTGCAtgctcatctttttttttcataggcATTGCTGCAACCATATTGTTACTTGTGTACACTTTCCCTTTTTTAAGCAAGCGTTTCACATTGTCAGCAACGTCATCTTTGAAGAGTTCCTGAAGATTCAGGTACTGGTTCTCTGGGATGTTTACAGCCAAACTGAACTGtagtgtgtttcctttattgCATACTGAGTACCTGTCAAAGAAAATCGACACAAAGTGTTACCTTTTGCCAGGGTATAAGTACAGATACAAAGTTTGATGCATGGAGATGGATATATATATTGATAGTAGATGAATAAATAATTAGATGGATTAATGGATGAGGTTGATTTGAGAGATATAGAACCATGAATAGTAACCTCTCCATCACTCAAGCAGCCAAGGAGATATAGAACCAAAGATAGTGGAGACTTCACTAAAAGGTCAGCAGACTGTAgataaaacaacacaaagggtcctattttaacgatctaagagCCCGGTGTGAAGCGactggcgcaggtgtgtttagagTGTGTACAAAGGCGcatggtcctaaagggttgtacttagtgtgttaattaatcagaggtgtgttttgggcgtagcatgcaataaaccaatcagagatcatctcccattccctttaaaagccaggcgcgtttggaccttggagcattgctgttatgatggaggatttgctttttatttttaatcttctgcatgtgtgtgtgctgctgtgcgtccctgtgtgtgtagcGTGCACAcataggcacattttactaatgcgctgttaaaataacaatgaaatgctgcgttattgactttagaccaggtttttgttggtcaatggctcgatcacttcccgctgcctcatgATAgtaatactcccagaatgcacctgtacacacctccctgtaagaccagcacgcccagaatgcacctgaacacacctccctgtaagaccagcacgcccagaatgcacctgtacacacctccctgtaagaccagatgGGTgtaggtgcatttgctatttaaacgacgtgggcgctggacgggaaactgacaactgggtcggtcttaaactagcaaagacacctGGGTCGGGCTTTGAGCTGCGACGCGCCGGGTGCTAGATAGGACCCTCAGAGTCTACAGCAGCAGAGATACTGAAGTCACTTTTCCCGGGGGCCATCTTTGCTAAATGACAGGAGGCCAGGGGCCagttaataaacaaacaataataatattcctcaaataaaaataataaaaactaaaaggcCTGTTACTTATCTTTTTAGTATTAGTTTATACACCATTAATTATAGCTGGAACCTCTTCCATAATGCAATCactcaaatgttgaaatgattcataaacataaacTTCCCCTCCCACGGAACATAGATTTCAATATCTGAGTTCATGTTATTACTATTAAAACAGATTTCAGTCTTCATCTGTTGTTGTTGATTGAAACCTTGTGGTGACTTACATCAACTTTATTCATCaataactcttttttttaaacaattctgAACTCTTCTGTACTTCCAACAGCtagcaaaaaaaaatttgactcACATTTCCATGATGTATTTTACAATTGTTTCGAGCCTATTCTGATTCATAGCCTCAGTGTTTCCAGCAGACAGGCTGAAGGCCAGCACCACAGCCATCCAACACAGGCCAGCCATCTGCACACACAACAAGTTAGTGATAGTTTTAAATATGAAAGGGAGGAAATGTAAAGGGAAAACATTTCTCTCTATATTGTCATACTTGAtaagtttctgtttttaaataaatacacgttaagaaataaaaatgaggACGTTATCTTTGAAATTAACACGTTGAAATAAAGTCACTGAAATGAACCACTGGTTGTTTGCAAGACGTAGACTTAGATTTTTTTAACCTGCAAAACATAAAAACCTCGCTTACTGAGTTAATGATAACACCAAAGCCTGCCTGCTGCGTAACATGCTATAATAATTTACTTTGGTCTATCTAACATTAATTATTACATATCatgaaagaacaaaaaaagctACAGTTAAACAGAGACCATAACATCTAGAGGTGGACCAAAATGGTATTTTCGGGCCGATAAAAATTGCCGATAACTATCCGTTTGTTGTGGCCGATACCAACATGATAACCCATAATATTAATCttacaaatacaaatgtgaTAAAGACAATCAATGAATAAatgattaatttattttctaataCACCAACAGTATTTAGAGAGCTTTCACCATATATTTCCCACCTTAGTGTATTTTTCTAAACATGTAGGTGAATAAATATCTGACCTTTTGTTAAGCATGTGTAGACTGCAGACACTATTAGAATAATTTTACCTACTATAGAATTAATGGTTATCTAAAGTCCTGGCTCCGCATTTTACAATAAACTGGCAataaacatttgtattgcctcaTGGTAGAGAGCCGGTAGTAAGGTGGATGGCTGGTTGGTCTCGGCATCAAAGTCTCCAAGAAACTTACTTTCAGATACATTTACGATTAGTCTCAACTTTTATCTGCAATTAGGAGGGGACAGTGAAGATGTCACCTTCCTGTAGTTAGTTTTCTGTCTGTTCAACAGCTTAGATCGATACCTTGTACTatttacaatagtaaaatagTACCTTACTGGTGGATTGTGTTGCACTTATGGATATTGAGCCTTGTAGCCGTCGACTCAGGTAAAATATAACAGTTTCTGTTATGAGCCTTTGCAACTTAGCATATTTGTTATATAAAGGTCAGTTCCCAAACTTCTTTCAACCACAGCTCCCCTTCAAAGGAAATATTTTTCTCATGGCCCCCCAAACCAACCAACCCCCAATATAACATGTACAAAGATGCTTAGTTACTTTAACAATGATTATATTGTTCACCATGCTTTATGCTAcaatatgcacatttaaaaatatgttaaaacgATGCAATACGGTACAAGACAACTTTACTGTCATTTTACACTGAAATATCTCGTATACAAATTCCATACATTTAACACTAATCTGTGGTGTTCCTTGGTGGTGTAACTTACCTTTTCTGGAGGAGAAAGATGTTCGATGAGGTCTCTGAAGCTGTCGTCCTCTGTGTCTGGAGACAAGGTGTTGCTGCAGTGAAGACAGTCAGAAGGAAGGGACATTTTATAGAGGAGTCTGAGACCATCATCAGACCCTCAAAGTGGCACCATGCCATTATTTTCAGTATTAAGATTTCCTCTTTTACATTTTCTCAGAAATGAGGAAGTTACAGTGACACTGCAGAATACATTTagaagaaatagaaataaatgacAAGTAAAACTGTTCAGTAAAACTAAATCAACCCAAATAAACAGGAATGTTCTAAATGCTGGTGTTAGTGAATTCTTGTAATGAATTTATTCattgatttttaaattttattcaaaCAGGTGAAAACCTGCAatggtttataaaaaaaaacacaccaaaggACATACCAAAGGTAAAATGTAGATATACAACatcatacatacattttaagtATAAGTGTTCAAAAGTTTCATATAAAATAAGTGAATAAAAAGAGTAAAATGATATCAAAGAGGATATGTCTTTGTGTAACaggcaacaaacacacactctatcAGTGGGAAccaactgtagcagtgatcccaCGCTGAGCTGATTGAGGTCATCAAGAGATGAAGACTTCTGctttgtggatgtgtgtgtgtgtgtgtgtgtgtgtgtgtgtgtgtgtgtgtgtgtgtgtgtgtgtgtgtgtgtgtgtgtgtgtgtgtgtgtgtgtgtgtgtgtgtgtgtgtgtggtgtgtgcatCTGTACTTCTGTCatcagcttgtgtgtgtgtgcgtgcgtgcgtgtgtgtgtgtgcatgcatctgTACTCCTGTCATCAGCTTGTGTGAATTTAACTTTGAAAATGATTAGCAAAATGTTGTCCAATGCATTTTGTCACCCAGAACTGCGTGGGCCTGTTTATAAAAGTGGCTACCTGTCATTCCTCcaatctctctcccctttcatgtcttcagctgtctttATTAAGTAGGATCTAGTTGTATTCGGGTTCCCATCAGTTGGACCTGAATCACTGTGGTCCCCAGACCTCCTCTACTCCATGGCAACTCTACCACAGCCCATGTTGTGGTTTAGACACATTCATGTCTAGTTATTAACACACTCATCTGAAAGTGTTCCATTGTTGTAGCACTCGATGCATGAGCCTGAGCCTGCAGAGAGTTCCGCTGCTGTGGAAGACGTCCTGCCTTGTCCCGGTCCCCAAAAAGTTGACTCCATCTGCCCTCAAGGACTACCGCCCAGTGGCTCTCACGTCCCATGTGATGAAGGTGCTGGAGAGGCTGGTCTTGGCCTACCTGAGGCCACAGGTGAGATCTTCTCTGGACCCTCTACAGTTTGCCTACCagcgacatgcagcaaagggccgcgggttGGATTCCAACCCCAGCTGCTGCCAaagactcagcctacatggtaCGCACGCTCTACTGAGTGAGCTACTGTAGTATTCTCCCCGTTATCAATCTTTTCTGAGATATTATTGAGATTGTCTGGGTTTGTACACTTGGCACCACATGGAGAAGGGTCAGAATAGAGGACCAGAATTTTACCCTCACTACAGTCTGCTAAAAGTTTTATATTGTCCAGCACACAGGCCTCTGCATGTCCAGCATACTGGTTTCCATTTGGTGCttctagtttttattaatgttaattaatgttGCTCTGTACAGCAGCGTGTAACCATAGTTTTGaaaggtgctttataaatacagtttacttacttactttataacccaatattttttcaaatgacCTATGTGTCTTCTTCCCTTAATGGATTGGGTTTGGTTCCACACGTATGTCCAATTGGATCACCCCCCGATGTCattctattgtattgtttgGTGTATTATACAGTAGCATAGTGTTGCATGGTTTACTGTAATGTTGTATAGAGCAACAGAGACACCTCCCTGTATAATGCAAGATATGAGCTCATAAGCTATGAAGTAGTACtgttagtaaagtatgttgaactTACATTGATCAAACAGTTTATCAGATAACAGTATTGTTATGCAGGAGTTCCCAAATAACCCAGAGACAGACCAGAGTGGATGCTGAGCTAAGCTTTAATCAGAAAGAGCACAACATCAGAGGATTCAGTTTGCTTTACACAAGTATTGAGTACAATGACATGATTCCTGTAAATActcatatgtatttatttattcattcattcattcataacatgcatgaatgaaaaaaaaggaacaggaagaagaaaaaatcttATGGTACCTGTCACTTATTTGTGCAcatcaaaaaagacaaaaaaaacagctgcttCATGAGTGGATCAACCCCAATCCTCACCCCAAACACCAAAAATTATTAATACTGAGGTTGATACACATTAAACATTTAATATTATTAGTATTTGATaaacaacatttttatattttttatatttagttttattcTCAGTGTTACAGTCACTGTTTAGGTTGAATGGAGTCAGCCTAGTTTTTCACCAAATCTCAGTTCAAAATctcaaatctctttttcaatATGGTTTATATCGGCAATAATTATAATACACTTAAACATAATTAATTGTCTGGCTGTTTAAACTCTGCAGCAGTCTACTGTATTTcagttagtttagttttttatttggataggacagaAAATTCCTCCTAACCTAAAACCACTGAGAGTCAGTGAAGGACACATAAATTATAACAGTAGTTAtatcaggacactttacagacttGATTTAAAAAGACTCAACCATTAAGAGCAGGCATTTGGTAATTCACAGTTAAATGGAACAACCCCAAAATCAGTCagttttaaagctacattgtgtaagaatttctcccgtCTAGCgctgaaattgtatatgacaaccaactgaatattactttctagctcCTCCCATTCCGAGCATGTTTTAActtctacggtggccgaacctgAATGATCTCTTAATATCTCCATcatttacacgcagctgttctagccactccaatattaactttgatcttgttgctttgcctgtcgcgttgtcgttttaattctcttttttgcttccctggcgagtaatctctcCCTGGCATTCATCACGGTTCCACTGAGTGTAAGAGGGcgaaagatggaggtatgtccctctttggctaatgtattttaaagatggaggtatgtccctctttggctaatgtattttaaagatggaggtatgtccctctttgactaatgtattttaaagatggaggtatgtccctctttggttaatgtattttaaagatggaggtatgtccctctttggttaatgtattttaaagatggaggtatgtccctctttgactaatgtattttaaagatggaggtatgtccctctttgactaatgtattttaaagatggaggtatgtccctctttggttaatgtattttaaagatggaggtatgtccctctttggctaatgtattttaaagatggaggtatgtccctctttggctaatgtattttaaagatggaggtatgtccctctttggctaatgtattttaaagatggaggtgcaacgtggcggccgtcattcgagcgagttgctcatatgtattctgaatgattctgaatggcacattctacgcttacgagaatactttgattagttggtggaagtaattacacattaatgagcacatatttgtgaaagaacaaagctttttttgctaaaaatcaactcaaaaaattacacaatgtaggtttaagctAAACAATCACTTAAACCCCTCGTGTGCAGTAAAATGCTGGTTAATGAGTGGACCAAAGAAAACTTCTGACATGTGTTTGGGTCCGCATTGTGTCACTTTAAAGGTGGAAGCTGATCATTAGgcataaatcaatcaatcaatttctTTAAATGTAATTTCAGTAGGAtccagttgtgtttgtgtttgtttcccaTCAGTTGGGCCTAAACCAGTAGAGCCCAGAACTCCTCTACTCCATGGCAACTCTACCACAGCCCCTGTTGGGTTTTACACATGTATGTCTAGTTTTTAAGACAATCATCTAAAAAAATTCCATTGTTGTCGAAGCACTTGATGCATTGTCTATTCCCTGGGAGACAACGGAATATGTTGTCGCTACCAAATTTAGTTGCTCCAAGATTTATAAGGGTGTTTTTAAGTTCATCTTTGGGAATGGGAATAAATATGCCATTTTGATCTGTGTACCCATCAAATACTTTGGAAAACACAAAGGCACTGTCTACCCATCTGTCATTGTGAATGTTATTAATCTTTTTTAAGATATTATAGGGATGGTTTGGGTTTGTACACTTGGTGCCACATGGAGAAAGGTAAGAATAGAAGACCAGACTTTTACCCTCACTACTGTCAGCTAAAGGTTTTATGTAGTCCAGTACTCGTGCCTCTGCATGCTCAGTATATGGCTTTCCATCGTTTGTAAATCCGTCTAGAGGTATTGCTTCAACCATATTGTTACTTGTATACACTTGCCCGTTTTTAACCCTGCTTATCACAGTGGTAGCAATGTCAGCTTTGAAGATGTCCTGAAGCTCCTTCAGGTTCTGGATCTTTGGGATGTTTACAGCCAAACTGAATTGATTGTTTGCTATGAAGAACCTGTCAAAGAAAACCGACACAAAGTGTTACCTTTTGCCAGAgtacattgctattatgatggaggatttgcttattattttttatcttttgcatgtgcgtgcgctgtgcacaaagctaggcacattttactaatgtgctgttaaaataacaatgaaatgctgcgttattgactttagaccaggtttttgttggtcaatggctcGATCACTTCtggctgcctcaagatagcaatactcccagaatgcacctgaacacacctttaAACGACGTGGTCGctggacaggaaattgacaactgcgtcagtcttaaactagcaaagacacttgggtcggGCTTAGCACTACAACGCACCACTTGCAAGATAGGTCcctaagagtctacagcagcAGAGATACTCAATTCACTTTGCCCGGGGGCCATCTTTGCAAAATGACAGGAGGCCAGTTAATAAACAAGCAATAATAAtattcctcaaataaaaatacTTATCTTTCTTTGAAATTCTTTATTTTCAAATTAACTGACTTATGAAGTATATACATGGCACAAGGATTGATTGATGAGTTATTGCATTTAAGGCTGCATTTTAGTTTATACAACATTAATTATAGCTGGAACCTCTTCCATAATGCAATCactcaaatgttgaaatgattcataaacataaacTGCCCCTCCCACGGAACATAGATTTCAATATCTGAGTTAATGTTATGACTATTAAA is a window from the Perca fluviatilis chromosome 1, GENO_Pfluv_1.0, whole genome shotgun sequence genome containing:
- the LOC120565143 gene encoding uncharacterized protein LOC120565143; the protein is MVSDSSIKCPFLLTVFTAATPCLQTQRTTASETSSNIFLLQKSNTLSPDTEDDSFRDLIEHLSPPEKMAGLCWMAVVLAFSLSAGNTEAMNQNRLETIVKYIMEMYSVCNKGNTLQFSLAVNIPENQYLNLQELFKDDVADNVKRLLKKGKVYTSNNMVAAMPMKKKDEHAEARVLANIQPLPDSSAGKSLVFYSYLSPCVTKCANPKHDDNILKDINEKIPKDKWAERVFVFSTIFKKYTDQNGKEQEFSENEIRDALKELGGTTLDYNIFRCDYSYNAQASDHSGPFQCIKCFSNGAPEPVDEHCVQKEFKQKKN